A genomic segment from Aegilops tauschii subsp. strangulata cultivar AL8/78 chromosome 1, Aet v6.0, whole genome shotgun sequence encodes:
- the LOC109771794 gene encoding uncharacterized protein, which yields MMNFAGLPHLDYLDLSQNTLSGRIPANIGALVNISFINLSKNSIHGDIPPSICNLTKLTSLVLSFNLLSNGFPTCDNLAKLYLNHNKLTGPIPSSLVNMTRLESLDISDNLVTGSIPRNMGNLMSLRFLDFSNNQITGSIARIGNLTNLQHLDLSKNRISGSIPSTFSKLISVKTVLLRSNKLNGLLPPELGSLVHLSHLDLRSNQFIGSIPTQIGNCQFLSLLLARNNLLAGPIPQELGFLSELTELDLSKNNLSGAIPMTLSYLYCLFKLNLSYNNLAGRVPNIHAGVISLDQLSSTMVLTEKFDVYSFGVVALEVVMGKHPGDLLLPFFCQTEQPGKFKDILDQRVPAPSTIDEEKDVILVALVAFACLQVMLG from the exons ATGATGAATTTTGCAGGCTTGCCTCATCTTGACTATCTTGACCTCAGTCAGAACACTCTCTCGGGCCGAATTCCTGCAAACATTGGTGCTCTTGTTAACATCTCGTTTATTAATCTTTCCAAAAATAGCATACATGGAGACATCCCACCATCCATTTGTAATCTTACAAAACTAACCTCTCTCGTTCTCTCCTTCAATTTGTTGTCTAATGGATTCCCGACTTGTGACAACCTAGCAAAGCTCTATTTAAACCACAACAAATTAACTGGCCCAATACCTTCTAGTTTGGTAAATATGACTAGATTGGAATCGTTGGATATTTCTGACAATCTAGTAACGGGTTCTATTCCTAGAAACATGGGAAATCTAATGAGTTTACGATTTTTGGATTTTTCCAACAATCAAATCACAGGTTCCATTGCAAGGATAGGAAATCTAACGAACTTACAACACTTGGATCTTTCTAAAAATCGAATAAGTGGTTCTATTCCTTCAACCTTCTCAAAATTGATATCTGTAAAAACAGTGTTACTACGGTCCAATAAGCTAAATGGCCTATTACCGCCAGAGTTAGGATCTCTTGTTCATCTCTCACATCTGGATCTACGTAGCAATCAATTTATAGGAAGCATTCCAACTCAGATAGGCAATTGTCAGTTTTTATCGTTGTTACTCGC CCGCA ACAACTTACTGGCGGGACCAATACCACAAGAACTTGGGTTTCTTTCCGAACTAACTGAGCTTGATTTGAGTAAAAACAATTTAAGCGGTGCCATCCCAATGACTCTTTCTTATCTTTACTGTCTGTTTAAGCTGAATTTATCATATAACAATTTGGCTGGCAGAGTTCCAAATATTCATGCAGGCGTGATCTCACTTGACC AGTTGTCATCTACGATGGTGTTGACTGAGAAGTTTGACGTGTACAGCTTCGGAGTGGTTGCACTAGAAGTTGTGATGGGAAAGCACCCAGGTGATCTGCTCCTTCCGTTCTTTTGCCAAACAGAGCAGCCAGGGAAGTTCAAGGATATCCTGGATCAACGCGTCCCAGCACCGTCAACCATTGATGAGGAGAAAGATGTCATTTTGGTTGCCTTGGTGGCATTTGCTTGCCTGCAAGTCATGTTAGGATGA